Proteins from one Bacteroidota bacterium genomic window:
- a CDS encoding aspartate-semialdehyde dehydrogenase → MKHYKVIVAGATGMVGRKMLQVLEERKFPVGELIPMASARSVGTTVTCNGKNWNVQELNEENIKKSGAEIALFSAGGSVSKEFAPICAKYGILVIDNSSAWRMDPNVPLVVPEVNRKEIFSGSKIIANPNCSTIQMVVVLKPLHDQYKIKRVVVSTYQSVTGAGQKGYDQLMKEWNKEKVESPKFPYQISFNCLPHIDEFTDSGYTKEELKMVNETQKIMGDNTIAVSPTCVRVPSIGGHSESVNLEFEKPFELSEVFTLLKNAPGVVLQDNPKEKIYPMPIFAHDKDETFVGRIRRDDSVKSGLNLWIVSDNIRKGAATNAVQIAEEWIKGK, encoded by the coding sequence ATGAAACACTATAAAGTAATTGTTGCCGGTGCTACTGGTATGGTTGGACGAAAAATGCTTCAAGTTCTTGAAGAACGAAAATTTCCCGTTGGAGAATTGATACCAATGGCTTCAGCACGTTCGGTAGGAACGACAGTGACATGTAACGGAAAAAATTGGAACGTTCAGGAATTGAATGAAGAGAATATTAAAAAGAGCGGTGCAGAGATTGCGCTGTTTTCAGCGGGCGGTTCAGTGAGCAAGGAATTTGCTCCTATTTGTGCGAAATATGGAATTCTGGTGATCGATAATAGCAGCGCCTGGCGAATGGATCCGAATGTTCCATTGGTCGTGCCTGAAGTCAATCGCAAAGAAATATTTTCCGGAAGTAAGATTATTGCAAACCCGAATTGTTCTACCATTCAAATGGTGGTGGTGTTGAAACCGTTGCACGATCAGTATAAAATTAAACGCGTTGTTGTTTCGACATATCAATCAGTCACCGGTGCCGGACAAAAAGGATATGACCAGTTGATGAAAGAATGGAATAAGGAAAAAGTCGAATCTCCGAAATTTCCCTATCAGATCTCGTTCAACTGTCTTCCGCACATTGATGAATTTACCGATAGCGGCTATACCAAAGAAGAATTAAAAATGGTCAATGAAACACAAAAAATCATGGGAGATAATACAATTGCTGTCTCTCCCACGTGCGTCCGCGTTCCCTCTATCGGAGGACACAGTGAATCAGTCAATTTGGAATTTGAAAAACCATTTGAACTATCAGAGGTGTTTACATTGCTGAAAAACGCTCCCGGCGTTGTCCTTCAAGACAATCCCAAAGAAAAAATTTATCCCATGCCGATTTTTGCACACGATAAGGACGAAACATTTGTTGGTCGAATTCGCCGTGATGATTCGGTAAAAAGTGGCCTAAATTTATGGATCGTTTCAGACAACATCCGAAAAGGTGCAGCAACCAACGCGGTACAGATTGCCGAAGAGTGGATTAAAGGAAAATAA
- a CDS encoding DUF1611 domain-containing protein, translated as MKRRILALAEGRFSPLKSKTANAVLIYTPGETVAIIDSTKVGKVAQDVLGYGGSVPVVASVEEGLKFQPTHLLIGIAPTGGRLPDVWREWIKTAIRNKMHILSGLHTILSDDEEFAKLADEHHVTITDWRKIPLEYEVVSKGSYRTRKAKTILTVGADCNIGKMTTMLQVYNEFLKRGLKSDFIGTGQTGIMISGKGIAVDAVISDYIAGSIEKCIDASNADGFDYIFVEGQGALTHQGYSGVTFGLMHGTMPDAMIMCVQPTRTLDDYGLPLPDLNKLIKLHENVIEFFRPTKVVGIGINSIGLTDEQSKDEAKKIEDLTGLPAIDTFRFGGMKLADTLLNYLG; from the coding sequence ATGAAACGTAGAATACTTGCTCTTGCAGAAGGGCGCTTTAGTCCTTTAAAATCAAAAACCGCAAACGCTGTGCTCATCTATACTCCCGGTGAAACCGTTGCAATTATCGACAGCACAAAAGTCGGAAAAGTTGCACAGGATGTGCTCGGGTATGGCGGTAGCGTTCCTGTTGTAGCAAGTGTTGAAGAGGGATTAAAATTTCAACCGACACATTTGTTGATCGGCATCGCACCGACCGGCGGTCGACTTCCTGATGTATGGCGCGAATGGATTAAAACAGCGATACGAAATAAGATGCACATTCTCAGCGGTTTGCATACAATCCTTTCCGATGACGAAGAATTTGCGAAGCTGGCTGATGAACATCATGTAACGATAACTGATTGGCGGAAAATTCCACTGGAATATGAAGTGGTTTCAAAGGGAAGTTATCGGACGCGAAAAGCAAAAACTATTCTTACCGTTGGAGCGGATTGCAACATTGGGAAAATGACAACCATGCTGCAGGTGTATAACGAATTTTTGAAACGGGGCTTAAAAAGCGATTTTATCGGTACGGGTCAGACAGGTATTATGATCTCCGGAAAAGGAATCGCTGTTGATGCAGTGATAAGCGATTATATTGCCGGAAGTATCGAAAAATGCATCGACGCTTCGAATGCCGATGGTTTCGATTATATTTTTGTGGAAGGACAGGGAGCGCTGACGCATCAAGGTTATAGCGGTGTCACATTTGGATTAATGCATGGAACTATGCCCGACGCAATGATTATGTGCGTTCAACCGACCCGCACACTTGATGATTACGGATTACCCCTTCCCGATTTGAATAAACTCATCAAACTGCATGAAAATGTCATAGAGTTTTTTCGTCCGACCAAAGTGGTTGGTATTGGGATTAATTCCATCGGTTTGACGGATGAGCAGAGCAAAGACGAAGCAAAAAAAATAGAGGATCTCACCGGATTGCCGGCCATTGACACATTCCGTTTTGGTGGCATGAAACTAGCCGATACATTGTTGAATTATTTAGGGTAA
- the xerD gene encoding site-specific tyrosine recombinase XerD has translation MKFDKQSYFRFIQLEKSLAGNSIEAYERDINRYFQFLEQNGITTLDQVEEEHVSAFITILRKLELSPKSIARNISAIKGLHKFLLGERRTQIDPTQNIELPKKGKHLPDVLSVDEINQILDAANPAAETATKFVWRDRAILETLYGTGMRVSELTGLMQSNIMEDQQLVRVFGKGSKERLIPIGDVALKWINEYKQRVRSVLAQQKKSNDALFLNFRGGAISRVSVWQIVSDYTRRAGITKEIHPHTFRHSFATHLLEGGADLRSVQEMLGHADISTTQIYTHIDREHLKQQHKQFHPRA, from the coding sequence ATGAAGTTCGATAAACAATCCTACTTTCGTTTTATCCAACTGGAAAAAAGTCTTGCCGGAAATTCCATTGAAGCCTATGAACGGGATATCAATCGGTATTTTCAATTCCTGGAACAGAATGGTATTACAACGCTTGACCAAGTAGAAGAAGAACATGTGTCGGCGTTCATCACCATTCTGCGGAAACTCGAGTTGTCGCCGAAAAGCATCGCCCGAAATATCTCGGCGATAAAAGGACTCCATAAATTTTTACTCGGTGAACGCCGCACGCAGATTGATCCGACGCAGAATATTGAACTTCCCAAAAAAGGAAAACATCTTCCCGATGTCCTGAGTGTTGATGAGATCAATCAAATACTTGATGCTGCAAATCCCGCGGCAGAGACGGCGACGAAATTTGTCTGGAGAGACAGAGCTATTCTTGAGACATTATATGGAACAGGGATGCGTGTATCCGAATTGACAGGATTAATGCAATCAAACATCATGGAAGATCAGCAACTCGTTCGTGTTTTTGGCAAAGGCTCCAAGGAACGACTGATCCCGATCGGTGACGTTGCGTTGAAATGGATCAATGAATATAAGCAGCGAGTGCGTTCAGTTCTGGCACAGCAGAAGAAATCCAACGATGCGCTCTTTCTCAATTTTCGCGGCGGAGCAATTTCCCGCGTTTCAGTCTGGCAGATTGTGAGCGACTATACACGCAGAGCGGGAATTACGAAAGAAATTCACCCGCATACGTTTCGTCATTCATTTGCAACGCATCTGTTGGAAGGGGGAGCGGATCTTCGGTCTGTTCAGGAAATGCTAGGCCATGCAGATATTTCCACCACACAGATCTATACGCATATTGATCGCGAACATTTAAAGCAACAGCATAAACAATTTCACCCGAGAGCATAA
- the lysC gene encoding lysine-sensitive aspartokinase 3 has product MIVMKFGGTSVEDAKAIRNLTEIVKQELPRKPIVIVSACSGITNQLLQTASLASHGKKEEALNNVAAIESRHKKIVKELFDGDLQRFLNKHLAQIAEELAALVNGVVVLGELTNRSLDTFAAYGERMSSFIIHHYFESQRFKSFWVDARSWMITDEQYTKALPQFDVTERKLREIVQPKIQNGYVVISQGFIGSTPSGITTTIGRGGSDYSAAIIGALLDAEDIQIWTDVDGILSSDPSVVKDAKKIKVMSFNEAAELAYFGARVLHPETILPAVKKNIPVRVLNSKNPHSSGTLIVSKPKTDKRCIVKSIAYKEGITLVSIVSTRMFLATGFLENVFDVFHKYETVVHTVATSEVSVTATIDNTKNLSNIIRELKQFATVSISDKKAIVCIVGDNLRNSPGLAVKMLGPISDVNINMISQGASEINLSFVIDEDHVDDVVLKLHKALFANAGSFPEIFE; this is encoded by the coding sequence ATGATTGTCATGAAATTCGGCGGCACTTCTGTTGAAGATGCCAAAGCAATTCGGAACCTAACAGAGATCGTTAAACAGGAGCTACCACGGAAACCAATCGTCATCGTCTCCGCATGTTCCGGTATCACCAATCAGTTGCTGCAAACCGCTTCGCTTGCATCCCACGGAAAAAAAGAAGAAGCATTGAACAATGTTGCGGCAATTGAATCGCGGCACAAGAAGATTGTGAAAGAACTGTTTGATGGTGATCTTCAACGATTTTTGAACAAACATTTGGCTCAGATTGCTGAAGAACTGGCCGCACTTGTTAATGGTGTAGTCGTTTTGGGGGAATTGACCAATCGCTCCCTTGATACATTTGCTGCGTATGGTGAGCGGATGTCCTCCTTTATTATCCATCACTATTTTGAATCGCAGCGATTTAAATCATTCTGGGTGGATGCTCGTTCATGGATGATCACGGACGAACAGTATACGAAAGCTCTCCCTCAATTTGATGTCACCGAGAGAAAGCTTCGTGAGATCGTTCAACCGAAAATACAGAACGGGTATGTTGTCATTTCACAAGGATTTATCGGATCAACACCGAGTGGAATTACGACCACTATTGGACGCGGTGGTTCGGATTATTCCGCCGCTATTATCGGGGCGCTCTTGGATGCGGAAGATATACAGATCTGGACTGATGTCGATGGGATTCTTTCGAGTGACCCTAGTGTTGTGAAGGATGCAAAAAAAATTAAGGTGATGTCATTTAACGAGGCGGCGGAACTTGCGTACTTTGGCGCTCGCGTATTGCATCCTGAAACGATTCTTCCGGCAGTGAAAAAAAATATTCCTGTGAGAGTATTAAATTCGAAGAATCCGCATTCTTCCGGAACCTTGATTGTCTCAAAACCAAAGACTGACAAACGTTGTATTGTAAAATCAATTGCGTATAAAGAAGGGATAACACTCGTCAGTATTGTTTCCACGAGAATGTTTTTGGCCACGGGATTTTTAGAAAATGTGTTTGATGTCTTCCACAAATATGAAACGGTTGTTCATACGGTTGCTACATCGGAAGTAAGTGTGACGGCTACGATCGACAATACGAAGAATCTTTCCAACATTATTCGGGAGTTGAAACAGTTTGCTACCGTTTCTATCAGCGATAAAAAAGCAATTGTCTGCATTGTTGGGGACAACCTTCGCAACAGTCCGGGACTTGCCGTAAAGATGCTCGGACCGATTTCGGATGTGAATATTAATATGATTTCTCAGGGAGCTTCAGAGATCAACTTAAGTTTTGTGATTGACGAAGACCATGTTGACGATGTTGTATTGAAATTGCATAAAGCATTGTTTGCAAACGCCGGAAGTTTTCCGGAAATATTTGAATGA
- a CDS encoding site-specific DNA-methyltransferase produces MIKKSAPRNRTLTLTAVEKSRFQKRLLKLTKPTAVLTLLDKTIVQHVNDAVQYFPGGFVDLLFIDPPYNLTKKFNANTFRAISHNEYVEWMDSWLSKLVRVLKPTASIYICGDWRSSAAIQQVAQKYFIIRNRITWEREKGRGAKANWKNASEDIWYCTMSDIFTFQLDAVKVKRKVIAPYTENGKPKDWKKSDSGNFRMTHPSNLWTDLTVPFWSMPENTEHPTQKPEKLVAKIILASTKEGDVVLDPFLGSGTTSVVAKKLRRKYVGIEIDEKFASISEKRLERAETETSIQGFVDGVFWERNSQS; encoded by the coding sequence ATGATTAAGAAATCCGCCCCCCGCAATAGAACGCTCACGTTAACAGCTGTTGAAAAAAGTCGATTTCAAAAGAGGTTATTGAAATTGACAAAACCAACGGCTGTATTGACACTTCTGGACAAAACAATCGTGCAGCATGTGAATGATGCCGTTCAATATTTTCCGGGTGGTTTTGTGGATTTACTTTTTATTGATCCTCCGTACAATCTCACTAAAAAATTCAATGCAAACACATTCCGGGCTATATCGCATAACGAATATGTGGAGTGGATGGATTCGTGGCTCTCCAAACTTGTGCGTGTTTTGAAACCGACCGCATCAATTTACATCTGCGGGGATTGGAGATCATCTGCTGCTATTCAGCAGGTTGCACAGAAGTATTTTATAATTCGCAACAGGATCACATGGGAACGGGAAAAAGGTCGCGGTGCAAAAGCAAATTGGAAAAATGCATCCGAAGATATTTGGTACTGCACTATGTCGGATATATTCACCTTTCAACTTGATGCCGTAAAAGTGAAACGGAAAGTGATTGCACCGTATACAGAAAACGGAAAACCGAAAGATTGGAAGAAATCAGACAGTGGAAATTTTCGCATGACCCATCCCTCTAATCTTTGGACTGATCTCACCGTACCGTTCTGGTCCATGCCGGAAAACACTGAACATCCAACGCAAAAACCGGAAAAACTCGTTGCTAAGATTATTCTTGCCAGCACGAAAGAGGGAGATGTGGTGCTCGATCCGTTCCTCGGCTCCGGTACGACCTCCGTAGTAGCAAAAAAACTTAGAAGAAAATACGTTGGAATTGAAATTGATGAAAAATTTGCTTCTATTTCAGAGAAGCGTTTGGAACGGGCCGAAACAGAAACTTCTATTCAAGGATTTGTTGACGGAGTTTTTTGGGAGCGAAACTCGCAATCATGA
- the rsmA gene encoding 16S rRNA (adenine(1518)-N(6)/adenine(1519)-N(6))-dimethyltransferase RsmA: MMHRAKKSLGQNFLQDPNVAHKIVRVFDATANDPVVEIGPGKGALTSLLLQTLDHITVIELDNELAPLLQEQFGEKISVIHQDILNVSLTELKEKMGKPLRLIGNIPYNITTPILFHVVDSLPAVKDFLVMMQTEVAQRIVAKPRTKEYGILSILLQYYSTPKMQFAVSRNSFFPIPNVSSAIVHLDFDQPFSQRAENDQLFRKIVRGTFGKRRKTLRNGLKGLDVPVAELENLSVDLELRPEELSVGDFVQLSNELIHCAPQILQTSTEEVDG, encoded by the coding sequence ATGATGCATCGCGCAAAAAAATCTCTCGGCCAAAACTTTCTTCAAGACCCAAATGTGGCGCATAAGATCGTACGTGTCTTCGACGCTACGGCGAACGATCCGGTGGTTGAAATTGGCCCGGGGAAAGGTGCTCTGACATCTCTGCTTCTTCAAACACTAGACCATATTACGGTGATTGAATTAGACAATGAACTTGCCCCGCTGCTGCAAGAACAATTCGGCGAAAAAATCAGCGTCATTCATCAGGATATACTCAATGTTTCGTTGACAGAGCTGAAAGAAAAAATGGGAAAACCGCTCCGCCTCATTGGCAATATTCCGTACAACATTACAACACCGATTTTGTTTCATGTAGTTGATTCCCTTCCTGCGGTGAAAGATTTTCTGGTGATGATGCAGACAGAAGTGGCACAGCGTATCGTTGCAAAACCACGCACAAAAGAATACGGCATCCTCTCTATACTATTGCAATATTACAGCACACCAAAAATGCAATTCGCTGTTTCTCGCAATTCATTCTTCCCCATTCCCAATGTATCATCGGCGATCGTCCATCTGGATTTTGATCAACCATTCTCCCAACGAGCGGAAAATGATCAATTATTCCGGAAGATTGTCCGCGGAACGTTTGGTAAACGCCGCAAAACATTACGCAATGGATTAAAGGGGTTGGATGTTCCGGTTGCTGAATTAGAAAATTTATCGGTCGATCTTGAATTGCGTCCGGAAGAACTTTCCGTGGGAGATTTTGTTCAGTTGAGCAATGAATTGATCCATTGTGCCCCGCAAATCTTACAAACATCAACGGAGGAAGTTGATGGCTGA
- a CDS encoding YbaK/EbsC family protein, which yields MNHFTQICTFLTDRNIVFRTVQHQPTFTSEESAKARGEDVKMGGKAIVMKVDSDFKLFVLSAALKVDSKKIKKHFNAKSIRFASAEELMELTGLVPGSVPPFGRPILNLDLFLDLSILENEKIAFNAGSLTDSVILKTSDYLSVINAEQFNFSLQ from the coding sequence ATGAATCACTTTACGCAAATTTGCACATTTCTTACAGACAGGAACATCGTATTTCGCACTGTCCAACATCAACCAACATTTACTTCCGAAGAATCTGCCAAAGCGAGAGGAGAAGATGTGAAGATGGGCGGCAAGGCTATCGTGATGAAAGTTGACAGCGATTTTAAGTTGTTTGTTCTGAGTGCGGCTTTAAAAGTTGATTCCAAAAAAATTAAAAAGCACTTCAACGCAAAAAGCATTCGCTTTGCGTCGGCAGAAGAATTAATGGAATTGACAGGACTCGTTCCAGGTTCTGTTCCTCCTTTTGGTCGTCCCATTCTGAATCTGGATCTGTTCCTAGATCTCTCAATACTTGAAAATGAAAAAATTGCATTCAATGCCGGTTCACTCACCGATTCAGTCATCCTGAAAACATCCGATTATCTCTCTGTTATCAATGCAGAACAATTCAATTTCTCACTGCAATAA
- the lysA gene encoding diaminopimelate decarboxylase, whose product MNHFHYKENQLFCEETAVQEIVEEFGTPLYLYSKQQVIDNFRSIDSAFEGVDHITCYALKANSNRELLKLLVKEGAGADAVSAGEIYFALQSGFHPSKITFAGVGKQDAEIEYALKQNIFSFNVESIEELAVINEIAGRMNTKARIALRINPDIDASTHPYISTGLKTNKFGIDISVAVEAFKYAASLPNLIVDGIHTHIGSQILKLEPFVQTAEKVVDMVRELRTLGINIQHIDFGGGYGVTYKNAIKHPLLPEEKGTSADETPGNNAFISSVLPILKQANCKLVVEPGRSIIANTGILITKVLYRKDNGVKKFVIVDAGMNDLIRPSLYQAFHQIVPLTVQSGDTEMVDIVGPVCESGDFFARDRTMPFVQRGDYLAILTAGAYGFSVSSHYNARPSVAEVLVNGEKVRVIRERQKLEELP is encoded by the coding sequence ATGAATCATTTCCACTATAAAGAAAATCAACTGTTTTGCGAAGAGACCGCAGTTCAAGAAATTGTGGAAGAATTCGGAACGCCGCTCTATTTGTACAGCAAGCAGCAGGTGATTGATAACTTCCGCTCAATTGATAGTGCGTTTGAGGGAGTCGATCATATTACATGCTATGCTCTTAAGGCAAACAGTAATCGTGAATTGCTGAAACTTCTTGTGAAAGAAGGGGCCGGAGCGGATGCTGTTTCTGCGGGGGAAATTTATTTTGCTTTGCAGTCAGGTTTTCATCCATCTAAGATCACCTTTGCCGGCGTTGGAAAACAAGATGCAGAAATTGAATATGCATTGAAGCAGAATATTTTTTCCTTCAACGTGGAATCGATTGAAGAACTTGCGGTAATCAATGAAATTGCCGGAAGAATGAATACGAAAGCGCGTATTGCTCTCCGCATCAATCCGGATATCGATGCGTCAACGCATCCGTATATTTCCACCGGCTTAAAGACAAATAAATTTGGAATTGATATATCTGTTGCCGTTGAGGCATTCAAATATGCTGCATCACTTCCGAACTTAATTGTTGATGGCATTCACACGCATATCGGTTCACAGATTTTGAAACTAGAACCCTTTGTCCAAACTGCAGAAAAAGTTGTTGATATGGTAAGGGAACTTCGCACTCTTGGAATTAATATTCAACACATTGATTTCGGCGGCGGATATGGTGTGACGTACAAAAATGCTATTAAACATCCACTGCTTCCGGAGGAAAAAGGAACCAGCGCGGATGAAACACCAGGAAACAATGCATTTATCTCATCGGTGCTCCCGATTCTTAAACAAGCAAACTGTAAATTAGTGGTTGAACCGGGACGCTCTATTATTGCGAATACCGGTATATTGATAACAAAAGTGTTGTATCGAAAGGACAATGGCGTAAAAAAATTCGTCATTGTCGATGCCGGAATGAATGATCTCATTCGGCCAAGTCTCTATCAGGCGTTCCATCAAATTGTTCCGTTGACTGTACAATCTGGTGATACGGAGATGGTGGATATTGTGGGACCGGTCTGCGAATCCGGCGATTTCTTTGCACGGGATCGAACCATGCCATTTGTGCAACGGGGAGATTATTTGGCGATTCTCACCGCCGGTGCATATGGTTTTTCGGTTTCGTCGCATTACAATGCGCGGCCAAGCGTTGCCGAAGTATTGGTGAACGGAGAAAAAGTGAGAGTCATTCGAGAACGGCAAAAACTCGAAGAGTTACCATAA
- a CDS encoding HDIG domain-containing metalloprotein has translation MKNISHVIQSLTERDNLTAKWIILIVFAIVVALMFPQGLAVESDYPVGMVWTENDLYAPFAFPIYKDEREYDRERQLAAGKVYKVFEESPAIAHDYLDSLQMFFVKLQTIIDRHKKDEKEVQEALATFPIQFRESEWRTLWLLRNAERRNTGTLPKYSFNKLRRDVLLVVNGLYLQGIVNIRKSQYREDELIAKRKKTNEQIVPLNKFLDQFELGKAVQQTFITGYKGENDTVSIAMKIALTFLQPNVVFQKEQTEREIQFGVELVPRTVGAVSEDERIIAKKERITQEIKLKLDSLRKAKEERGAGINSYVTFAGKVMHIFAIMWMLVMYIYLFRKKIYHDNLKLILISSLYFAVAFIAFLTVQNTTELPLRFLIFVPAVSMILTIIFDSRIAFYSTVVLSLLVAGIRGNDYAIALSSLVAGAFAIYTVRDIKKRTQIFRSIIYIFLGYATTVIALALERYESLTIVRDQLLVSGFNAILSPIIAYGILIFFEKIFRISTELTLVDLCDYNHPLLKELAHKAPGSFHHSVNVATLAESAAEAIGANPTLARAGGLYHDIGKMLNPESFVENQLGTENKHRTMSPRKSVRIIAAHIEDGMDLGRRHNLPETIVNFIPMHHGTMHVGFFYEKALRQKRNRGEVNENDFRYPGPKPNSKETAIVMLADGIEASTRTINDPTVEKIEANIDSLIKLRLLEGELDESSLNLRDLNLIKESFLKILVGIHHSRLQYPEQGTGTQAMTDQEELSLPEKKSSASKISTDKRLQRTIENIDLK, from the coding sequence ATGAAAAACATTTCACACGTCATACAATCACTGACCGAAAGAGATAATCTCACCGCAAAATGGATTATTCTTATTGTTTTTGCGATAGTGGTAGCCTTAATGTTCCCTCAGGGTCTTGCGGTGGAGTCGGATTATCCTGTTGGAATGGTCTGGACCGAGAACGATCTTTATGCGCCGTTTGCTTTTCCCATCTATAAAGATGAACGGGAATATGATCGTGAACGTCAGCTTGCGGCCGGGAAAGTATATAAGGTTTTTGAAGAAAGTCCTGCCATTGCACACGATTACTTGGATTCTCTCCAGATGTTCTTCGTAAAATTACAGACGATTATTGACCGGCACAAGAAGGATGAAAAAGAAGTGCAGGAGGCTCTTGCCACATTTCCTATACAATTTCGAGAGAGTGAATGGAGAACATTATGGCTTCTCCGGAACGCAGAGCGTCGAAATACTGGAACGCTCCCGAAATATTCGTTTAATAAGCTCAGGAGAGATGTGCTGTTGGTGGTGAATGGATTGTATCTTCAAGGTATTGTCAATATACGGAAATCGCAGTATCGCGAAGATGAATTGATTGCCAAACGGAAAAAAACGAACGAACAAATTGTTCCGTTGAATAAATTTTTAGATCAATTTGAACTTGGCAAAGCAGTACAGCAAACATTTATCACCGGATATAAAGGAGAGAATGATACTGTTTCGATTGCAATGAAAATTGCTCTCACGTTTTTGCAGCCCAACGTCGTTTTCCAGAAGGAACAAACCGAACGGGAAATACAATTTGGCGTAGAGCTGGTTCCGCGCACCGTTGGTGCGGTCAGTGAAGATGAACGGATCATCGCCAAAAAGGAACGGATTACGCAAGAGATAAAATTAAAGCTCGACTCACTTCGAAAAGCAAAAGAAGAACGGGGTGCCGGAATCAATTCCTACGTGACATTCGCCGGCAAAGTGATGCATATCTTTGCTATCATGTGGATGTTGGTGATGTACATTTATCTCTTCCGGAAAAAAATTTATCACGACAATCTTAAGCTGATACTCATCTCATCTCTCTATTTTGCCGTGGCGTTTATAGCGTTTTTAACGGTACAGAATACCACGGAACTCCCGCTTCGCTTTTTAATCTTCGTCCCTGCCGTGTCGATGATTTTGACGATTATTTTTGATTCGCGCATTGCATTTTACAGCACTGTTGTGTTATCGCTTCTGGTGGCCGGAATACGCGGCAACGATTATGCAATAGCCCTATCATCACTTGTTGCGGGCGCGTTTGCTATCTATACAGTGCGGGATATCAAAAAACGTACGCAGATATTTCGTTCGATCATTTACATTTTCCTCGGTTACGCTACAACGGTCATTGCTCTTGCATTGGAGCGGTACGAATCTTTAACAATTGTCCGTGACCAACTGTTGGTGTCAGGTTTCAATGCAATCCTTTCGCCTATTATTGCTTACGGAATTCTTATCTTTTTTGAAAAGATTTTTAGGATTTCCACGGAACTGACACTTGTTGATCTCTGCGATTATAATCATCCACTGCTGAAAGAACTTGCCCATAAGGCGCCCGGATCGTTTCACCATAGTGTGAATGTGGCAACGCTTGCCGAAAGTGCTGCGGAAGCAATTGGTGCAAATCCCACACTGGCACGGGCGGGAGGATTGTATCATGATATCGGTAAGATGTTGAACCCAGAATCGTTCGTGGAAAATCAGCTTGGCACGGAGAATAAACATCGTACGATGAGTCCCAGAAAAAGTGTCCGTATCATCGCTGCTCACATTGAAGATGGAATGGATCTTGGCCGCCGGCATAATCTTCCGGAAACAATCGTCAATTTCATTCCCATGCACCATGGAACCATGCATGTGGGATTTTTTTATGAGAAAGCATTACGACAAAAGAGGAACAGAGGCGAAGTAAACGAGAACGATTTCCGATATCCGGGGCCAAAACCGAATTCAAAAGAGACGGCCATTGTTATGCTTGCTGATGGCATCGAAGCATCAACACGGACGATCAACGATCCGACGGTGGAAAAGATTGAGGCGAATATCGATTCTCTGATCAAACTCAGATTATTGGAAGGGGAATTGGACGAAAGCAGTCTGAACCTCCGCGATTTGAATCTTATCAAAGAGAGTTTTTTGAAGATCCTGGTTGGAATTCATCATTCTCGTCTGCAGTACCCCGAACAGGGAACGGGAACGCAAGCCATGACCGATCAAGAGGAATTGTCGCTTCCGGAGAAAAAATCCTCGGCTTCCAAAATATCGACTGATAAACGACTACAGCGCACCATCGAAAACATCGATCTGAAATGA